A segment of the Panacibacter ginsenosidivorans genome:
AAAGTATTTGGCATTACTTGCGTCGCACTCTTGTACAGTTTGTTATATATTCAGCAGGAATATTAATAGCCTTCTTCAGGATTGCCATTATTATAAAAAAGAAGCCTCCCTTTTGGGAGGCTTTAATAATTTGTGAGGCGCATTGTTTGTAAAAGGGTTTGGAGGGTACGTTTAGGGTCTTTTTGGGTTTAAGGTACTTAGTTCTTTCCTGGGTTACGGGTTGATTAAAAACGGACGTGCTATATATGAGCCAAACCATGTGCCAACAGATATTCAATTTATAATACACTGATTTTCAAAAGTATTTTATCTTCGATGGTTTCGATTTTCCTGTATACGGAAAATTCATTCCCATATTTGGATAAATAAACCTCAGGGCTATTATCAAAACAATTGTTTGAAGACTTTTTGACAAATTTTCTTTGTTTCCGAATAACTAATTATCATTTTAATTCATTTTAAATACCTACAACCGGCAAACTGATAATTTTAGTTCCATTATATCGTTTATTACTTTAATAAGTAACCAGCAGATGATACAGATCACTGCGTTGCTACAAACCCACAACCATGAAAAAAATATTAACTACACTATCGGCAATCGCAATCTTTTGTGCATGTATAAAAGAAAAAGCAATACCTCCGCAACAACAGAATATAAAATCTGAAAGCAACTCAAGTCTTATTGTTACTTCAGTAAAACCGGTAACAAATACCTCTGAAGACGGAGATGATATTATGGCTTTGAAGAAGAAAGTGGCTAAAACAAAATACTCAAAGCAAAAGCCAAAAAAGAAATAGATTTAATATTTCTATCTCATGCAGTTCACTTATTATTCGGAAGTGTTTTTGATGAAACTTATCCAAAGTACAAGTGTGCGACGCAAGTAAGGCCTAATACTTATTCCATTGGCTGGTCCATAAATAAAAAATCCTGCAGACAAAGCAGGATTTTTTTTATGGAAATAATTTTCTTTTACCATGTTCTTTCCATATCCCAGGCCTCAAACTCTTTAGCCACAGCCGTTAAGAAAGAGGCACCTGCACTGCCATCAACAATTCTATGATCATAACTTAAAGAAAGATACATCATATGTCTTATTCCAATTGTGTCTCCCTGCTCTGTTTCAATAACAACGGGGCGCTTTTTTATGGCTCCGACTGCCAGAACGGCAACCTGCGGTTGATTGATGATTGGTGTTCCCATTAGGCTTCCAAATGTGCCAACATTGGTAAGTGTGAATGTTCCACCTTGCGTATCATCGGGACGGAGTTTGTTATTCCGGGCATTATCTGCTAGCGTGTTTACCTGTTTGCTAAGACCTACAAGATTCAGGTAATCTGCATTACGAATTACAGGTACAATAAGATTACCATTTGGCAAAGCTGTGGCCATCCCAATATTGAAATCTTTTTTAAGAATTATCCTGTCTCCATCAACAGAACTGTTGATGATGGGATATTTTTTCATCACACGTACAATACAATCAATAAACATTGGTGTGAAAGTGAGTTTTGTATTTTCTCTTTTTTCAAATTCCTTTTTTGCTTTCTCTCTCCACAAAACCATATTCGTAACATCAGCCTCTGCAAAACTTGTTACATGCGGACTGATATGCTTACTGTCCACCATATGTTTAGCGATCAGTTTGCGCATACGGTCCATTTCTATTACCTCTACATTAGCGCCGCTGTAATCTGTAGTAGTTGTTGCTGTTTCTTTTATAGCAGGTATTTCAACTTTTGGCGTTTCCTTTTTCTCATACACAACCTGCGGTGCAAATGGAATTACTTTTGGCTGAGCAGTTACAACACCACTCTTGCGGTCTTCTACATATTGCAGGATATCTTTTTTGGTTACGCGGCCTTCATTTCCTGTACCAGCAATGGTTTCAAGCTCGCCAAGGCCAATTCCTTCACTGCTTGCAATATTCAAAACAAGTGGAGAATAGAAACGATTAGCGCCACCATTACCATTGGCAGATGCTGTATGCGCAGGTGTATAAGGAACTTCGTCTGCCTCAGCCATCACAGGCTCAGGTTTCTTTTCAATTGGTGAAGGAGCCGGTACATTTGCCGCCGAAGATGCTGCAACTTCTGTTTCAACGCGTGCAATAGCTACGCCCACAGGCACCACGTCATTTACATTAAATAAAATTTCAGTAATAGTTCCGGCAGCGGTAGAAGGCACTTCGCTGTCAACTTTATCCGTAGCAATTTCAAGCACGGTTTCATCCATCTTTACTGCATCACCGGTTTTTTTGTGCCACTTCAAAATAGTAGCCTCCATTATGCTTTCACCTAGTTTTGGCATTATAAGATCAACAGTAGCCATAATAATTAAAAAATTTCAGGTTAATGATTTTTATGAACCCGGCTGCATTGCTCAACTCATCGTCCCTTGCGTCGCACTCTTGTGCTGTATAACAATTTGCAACAATACACACAAATTATATAACAAACCAGGTAATAAAGAACAGTTTACGCACATTTTATTTGAGAGGCAGCGCAATCATTTCATCCGGGGTCAAAGGTAATGATTCGGATTTAACTGGTTTTAAGAATGAAAATGCGCAAAAGGTTCAACGCATTTATTGATGTTAATTCAATATTTCTCTTTCGGTCAAAACGAAACCACAGTTTTTTTGTTTCGATCCTTTGGTTATTTCCAACAGCTATCCAAACTGTTCCTACGGGTTTTTCTTCGCTGCCACCATCTGGTCCCATAATGCCTGAAACAGCAATGGCATAATCTGTTTGCATAAGTTGTAAGACACCTTGCGCCATTTCTATCACCGTTTCTTCGCTTACTGCGCCAAACGTTTGCAATGTTTCTTTTTTAACATGCAGAATATTTTCTTTTATACGATTATCATAGCTTACAATACTTCCATAAAAATAATTTGATGAACCCGGAACAGAAGTGATAAGATGCGAAATATAACCGCCGGTACAGCTTTCAGCAGTTGTTGCAGTTTTGCCTGCGGCCTTCAACATTCTGCCGACTACTTCATGCATAGGAATATCTTCATCAACAACGAGATAGTCTTTTACCTGTTCTTTTAATAAAGCAAATTGCCTGTCAAGTTCATGCTCAACCAAATCTATTTCGCCTGAACCCGTTAAACGCAAACGAACCATTCCATAGTTCGGTAGGTATGCCAGTTTAATAAAACCTGGTAATGCTTCTTCCCAGTTCTGAATCATTTCTGCCAGCATAGATTCTCCCTGCCCTGCAGTTAGTAAAGTTCTGTGCCCGATATGTGGCATTTCATATCGCTGTTTTATCAAACCAAAAACATGATCTTTCATAATGCCTTGCATCTCATGTGGCACACCGGGCATACTGATAAATATTTTACCATCTTTTTCAAAAAGCATCCCTGGTGCTGTTCCTCTTTCATTTTTTAAAACAGTGCATACATCAGGAACTTCAGCTTGCTTGCGGTTACGGTCAAGTAAAGGCATTAGTCTTTTAAAAACATGCTCGAATAAATAAGTTACATGATCAAGGGTTGGTTGATGCATGATAAGTTTGCCGCCAAAATATTCACAGAGTAAGGGCTTTGTAATATCATCTGCAGTTGGTCCGAGTCCGCCTGTTATTAAAATAATATCTGACCGTTTTGATTCTTCATCCAAAGCATTCCAGATGTCATCTCTTACATCACCAACTGCAACACGATGCTGAACCCAAACACCGATATTATTTAGCTGTTGAGACATCCATGCGCTGTTGGTATCAACCACTTGTCCGATCAATAATTCATCGCCAATTGTAATAATAGAAGCCGTAACTTTTTGCATAATCTAACATTTGTACTTTCTTACATTCAATAGTTATTGTTAACATGCATTATGTTTTCTTTTGTTGAATAAAGTATCAAACCGTACAAGTGAGTGACACAACGATGTTCAATGCTTATTCAACAGCCGGTAACAAAACCTTTAAACAAATCTTATTTTAGCGCAAGGTAAATGATGAACATGAAAACATACAGCATCTCAATAGTTTTAGTTTTTTTTTCGGTTTGTTGTAATGCACAAACTATTACACAGAAAATTGAAAAGGTAGTGAAACTTTTGCAGCAGGATACGCAAATGAAACATGCTATAATGAGTTTGTATGTGGTAGAAACAAAAACAGGAAAACCTGTGTATGCACTGAATGAGCAGGTTGGTCTTGCACCTGCAAGCACACAAAAATTATTTACAAGTGTTGCTGCATTTGAATTGCTTGGGAAGGATTTCAGGTATAAAACAGAAGTGGGTTATGACAGCATAATAGAGAATGGAGCGCTAAAAGGAAATTTATATATTACGGGTTATGGCGATCCTACATTAGGAAGCTGGCGTTATGCGCAGACGAAAAGAGATTCTGTATTAAATAAAATTTTGATTGCATTAAACAAAGCAGGCATAAAAAAAATTGATGGCGACGTTATAATGGATGACTCAAAATTTAGTTACCAGCCTTTACCCGGTGGCTGGATATGGGATGATATTGGTAATTATTATGGTGCCGGAACATGGGCAATTAACTGGAACGAAAATCAATATGATCTTTTGTTAAAACCAGGTAATAAAGCAGGTGATGATGTAACGATAATTGGAACGCAACCTTTGCTTGCAGATATAAGTATGAGTAATTTATTAAAAAGTGGCAAGCCTGGAAGTGGTGATAACGGATATATTTATATGGCACCTTACTCTACCGAAGGTTTTGTATCAGGGTCTGTTCCTGCAGGCGAAAAGAGTTTTACTTTGTCGGGTGCATTATCATATCCTGCTTTGCAGTTTGGCAAAGAGCTATTGTCATTTCTTACGACTCAAAAAATAAACACAACCAGTCATGTAAAGACATCCCATGATTTTGCAATAAATAATATGACTGTTTACGCTAAGCAATTAACTACTTTATATTCTCCTGCATTAGATTCTATTACTTATTGGTTCTTGCAAAAAAGTATAAATCTATACGGGGAAGCATTGATCAAAACAATGGCGTATCAAAATAATAGTATTGCATCAACTGATAAAGGAGTTGAATTACTTAAAGATTTCTGGAGCAAAAATGGTATAGAAAAATCAGCTCTCAATATTGTTGATGGCAGTGGGCTCTCTCCTCAAAACCGTGTTACTACCAAAGCTTTGGTAACTGCATTGCAATATGCAAAAGATAAGAATTGGTACAGTAGTTTTTATAATGCGTTACCTATGTATAATGGCATGCACATGAAGAGTGGTACTATTGGTGGTGCAAAAGCTTATGCAGGTTATCATACTTCTAAAAGTGGGGTTGGGTATACATTTGCTATTATGATTAATAACTTTGATGAGGCAGGTGGCAATATAGTTCCCAAAATGTATAAAGTGCTTGATGAATTAAAATGATCATTGAAAATAAGGCAATAACTTTTCTTTCAATGCTTCAGGAATATTAGTTTTACTTCGGTCTGAAGCATTTAAGAAATAAAGTTTTACAGTGCCGGCACAAAGTAATTTCCCCTGTTCATTAAATACTTCCTGGAAGAATTCTATGCGATGATCTGTTGGTATTTCTCTTAATGTTGTTTTCACAGTCAAAAGATCATCATATGTTGCAGGGCGCAAATAACGCACATGCATTTCAACAACGGGCATTATAACACCGGAGTGCTCCATGTCTTTATAAGTATAACCTAATTGGCGGATACTTTCTACCCTGCCTACTTCAAAATATTGTGCATAGTTACCATAGTAGACAACATTCATCTGGTCTGTCTCCGCATAGCGTACACGCATTTGTGTTATTGATTCGTACATAACTTTATTTGTAGTTTAAAGATGGCATGCAAAATGCATTAACTTCCCTAAACAATTTTATAATTTTTTTGTTTTACGCCTTTAATATTATACAGTCATGCAAACCAAAAGGAATAAAATATTTACAAGAGCGCGATTAATGGTACTCTCTCTATTTATTATTTTAAGTGCCTGTGCTTATTCTTCAAAGTCAACAAAAAGAATTTTGCAGGAATCGCAGGAAGCGAAATATGATATTATCGTTGTTCCGGGTGTGCCTTTTGATACGGCCGAAGGTAAGTGGAGCAGAACAATGAAAGCAAGAGTTTACTGGTCAAAATACCTTTATGATAAAGGCATTACTAAAAATGTTATGTATTCAGGCTCGTCCGTTTATACACCTTATTACGAAGGAGAAATAATGGCGATGTATGCTGAAGCTATTGGTATTCCCAAAGAGCATATTTACACTGAAACAAAAGCAGAGCACAGCACGGAGAATATTTATTACTCGTATCAGAAAGCAAGGAAGCTTGGATTTAAAAGAATTGCATTAGCATCTGATCCTTTTCAAACAAAGATGCTTACACAATTCACTGCTACCAAAGTGAGTCCGGATGTGGCATTTCTTCCCATCGTTTTTGATACATTAAAAGCAATGGAACCACAAATGACAGATCCGCCAATTGATTACCAGAAAGCATATAACAAAGATTTTGTTGCGCTTACAAAGCGTGAAAGTTTTTGGGAAAGGTTACAGGGTACTATGGGAACTAAGCTTGATACATTAGCGTATAAATAATAAACAGCAATCATTATTCTTATAAGAAATATCCTGCAATAAAATACTGCAGGATATTTTTATTTATTCAATATTGTTATAAACGTAAAAGTGAGTGACACAACGATGGTCAATAGCATTTCAATTGCCTGTTACAAAAAATCTTATTCTATTTTGCTGATCTTGCCACTGCCTGCTATGTCCTGCGATACACTTGCATTGCCTTTATAAAAAACATCTCCACTGCCTGCAATATGCACTTCTAATTTATTTTCTGCATACACATGCGTATTGCCACTGCCCGCAATATGTATCTCTACATTTTCACTCATCAGGTTTTCTGCGTTGTAATCTCCCATGCCGGCGATCTCAATTTTTGAATCTCTTGATTCTCCGGCCAGCGTAATATTTCCGGTGCCTGCAATATGCGATTCAATTTCCGGGCTGTTTACATTCAGATCAACATTTCCAGTACCTGCAACAGAAATTTTTAAATGATCGCGACCGGTAAATTTACCTTCACCTTTTACATTACCGCTTCCCGCCACTTCAAGCTCTTCGAGTTCCTTTGTTGTTACAGTTATTTTTATATGATCATCAGAACGAAGATTGTAATTATCTCTTGCCTTTATAACAAGCGCACCATCCCTGTTTTCTGTAACAATGTATTGCATCAGATTTTCATCGGCTTCAACTTTTACTGCAGTTGAATTTCCCTGCACAATCACAATATCAAAACTACCGTAAGATTTTATTTTGTTGGTGCTGCCAACATTTCGGTCTTCACTTGTCATGTTGCCATTACCATTAATGGTTTTATTAAACATGTTATCACAGGAACCCAGTGTTAATGCTATTAATGGAATTGCGAAATATAATTTTCTCATGTTGTTTGTTTTATAGTGGAAAGTTAAAAAATCTTTACAGACAGCATGTTGAGAAGTTCCATAAACGGGCAAAATCAGTTGTAGCGGGTTAATTTATTTTTATGAGCCGGACTTTTTAATCAGGCATTGAGCTTTCGTTGCGTCGCACTCTTGTACTAGTGAAGCAGCTATGAGCTGATAGCTGCGAGCTTTGAGCTCTTATGTTTTGCTCAGAGCTCATAGCTCAAGGCTCAAAGCTTGTTTTTAATTTTTCCGAACGTATAAGTGAGTGACACAACAGGCGATGCTATGAAATACCGAGGCTTGTAACAAAAATAATTATCCTCTCATCATGCCATCGATACTGATTCTTCCGGGGCCTACAAAAAGAATTGCAATGAACACTGTTGCATATAGAACGGCTAATTCTGAATTGATAAATGGCTTGCCTGCATTTACTGAAAAAATAACTACCATCATAACGATGACAAGTGGAATTACAGCAAATCTTGTAAATAAACCAAGTATAAGGAACATACTGCAAAACAACTCTGCAAAAAGTACCAGCACTAAAGAGAAGCGTGAACCTATGCCTAAAAAATTATAGAATTTATACTGCAAAGAAGAGAATTCCATAAGATGTGGAATACCATGTTTCATGATCATTAGAATGCCAAAAGAAAGCCTGGCTAATAAGATAGCGAAATTAAATGCACCAGCGCTGTATTGCGTAGAAAGTAGTTTTTTCATAAAAGGATGTATTGAATAATATGTGATTAAATATAACGGGCAATATAAATCTGCATTGTTAAAGAAGCGTAGCTATACCCACTATGTTAGCAAAAAAAAAAGTTTGAGAGACTTTATCCACAAATACTGGAACGCTGTTTGCTTTGGTAGGTCAGTTGTTACCTTTAAACTGTTTTTGCGTTTTATTAAGAAAGGAATTAAAATATTTGATAAAATTATCCCGTTCACACAATCGTATGAATCTATATTCAAAGCAGCTCAGCATATTTCTTTTGGCAGTTACACTCTCCGCATCTGCCAATGCGCAGTTTACAAAAGTGAATAATGATCCTGATGCAGATTTTAAACAAGCAAAAGAACTTTATCAGAATAACCAGTTTAGTTTAGCGTATCCTTTATTCAAAACACTTTACACAGAAGATAAAATAAACAGCAGCATACCTGTATCTGTTCAGGCAGAGGCAAAATATTACTCAATTGTATGCGGATTGGAATTAAAAGATGAAACTGCCGAAACAAAAGCAATTGATTTTATTGAACTTGATCACAATGAGCCGCGTGCCGAGATGATGAGTTATCATCTTGCAGAGTATTATTACAGGGAAAAGAATTTTGATAAAGCTGCCCGCTATTATGAAAGGACTTCTACAGATAATCTCAGCAATGATGAGATAGCAAACATGAAGTTTCACCAGGCCTATGCATATTTTACGATGCAACGTTTTAATGATGCTGAGCCTTTATTTGATGCGATAAGACAAATACCTAATGACCCAAATTATGTGGATGCCAACTATTATTATGGGTTTATAGCTTTTAGTAAAAAACATTATGACCAGGCTTTGGGTTCTTTTAAAATAACAGAAGGCAAGGAGAATTACAAAGGCATTGTTCCTTACTACATTACGGAAATATATTACTATAAAGGTGAGAAAGACAAAGCTTTGGAATATGGTGAAAAAGCTTTACAGCAGGGCGGACAATACTATGACCTACAGATGCGCCAGATTGTAGGTCACATTTATTTTGAGAAGAAAAATTTTGCAAAAGCACTTACTTATCTTGAACAGTATGTTAGTAAAACACAGAAAGTAAGCAGGGAAGATCTGTATGAGCTTTCTTATTGTTATTACCAGGCAAAGCAATATAAAAAAGCGGTTGCCGGTTTTAAAGAAATTGGCGGCAAACAGGACTCTCTGGCACAAAACGCTATGTATTTATTGGCAGATTCTTATTTAAAAATAGGACAGAAGCCCAGTGCAAGAAGCGCTTTTCTTTTTTGTGCTTTGAACAGCAGCAATCTTACCCAAAAAGAAATTTCAAAATTTAACTACGGCAAACTCTCTTTTGAATTGGGATACACAGATGTTGCTTTAAATGAACTGAAGGAATTTGTTACCGCTTATCCAAAATCAGATTACAGCACAGAAGCAAAAGAATTGCTGGTAAATGTTTTGGCGAATACTAACAATTATAAAGAAGCGCTTGATCTTGTAAGCAGCCTGAAAACACAAACAGAGACTGTTAAAAAAGTTTATCCTAAAATATTATATGGCCGTGCAGTGGAACTCGTAAATGACCAACAGATTGTGCAGGCAGATAATTTACTCAATGCTATATATGTTGTGGATTACAACACTGCTCAACTACCTTATGCCAACTTCTGGAAAGGAGAAATCGCATTTCGCACCAATCAATACGATTCTGCTGTTTATTATTTGACTGATTACATAAGTAATCCTGTAACTAATGGCGAAGTAAATCCAACAAACGCACGGTACACGCTTGGTTACAGCGCCATGAGGCAGGAAGATTATACAAATGCATTGAAATATTTTGAGCAGATCACTACTACTTTATCTGCTTCCTCTACTCCATTAGAGCAGGATGCTTATGCACGCAGCGCCGATTGCTATTTTATGAAGAAGAACTACGGCAAGTCAATGCAGATGTTTGATAATATTCTCAGCAAAAATTTGAAAGGATCTGATTATGCATTGTACCAGAAAGCCATAATTACAGGCGCTTCCGGTCAATATGCGCAAAAAGTATCTTTGCTGCAATCCATACCCATGCGTTTCCCTTCTTCTACATTAGCACCTGATGCTAATATGGAGGTTGCCAATACTTACCTTGCCACTGAAAAATATGATGCAGCTATTCCGCCGCTGAATGATATTCTTAAAAATAGAAATGCGGAACCATTAAAACCACAGGCATATTTAAAACTGGGTATTGCATATTTCAACCAGGGTAATAACAATGAAGCACTGAATAATTTCAAGAAACTTATTTCAGGTTATCCTAATTCAGAAGAAAGTAATGATGCTGTTGATTATGTAAGAAACATATTTGTAGATAACCAGCGGCCTGCAGATTTTGTCGCTTTCATGAAACAGAATGGTAAAGATGTAAGTTACACGGAGCAGGATTCTCTTACTTACATTTCTGCCAACAATGTGTATGAAACCAAAAACTATGATAATGCTTTAAGTGGCTTTACCAATTATCTGCGGCAGTTTCCTGATGGACAATATGCCATAGACGTCAACTACAAAGTGGCTGGTATTTATAATGACCGTAAAGATTTTAAAAATGCTTTGAATTATTATAACGCCGTTGCTGCAAAAGCGCCTAATAAATATGCAGAGATAAGTGTGTTGCAGGCGGCACGTATTACTTATTTTGAACTGAAGGATTATGCAAAAGCAGAACAATATTTTCAGCAGTTGAAAGACATTGCGGTGACTGACGAAAATAAACTGGAGAGCATGCGTGGTTTATTACGCTGTCAGTATAAACTTTCTCAATTCACAGAAGCAGTTCCAAATGCGCAGGAATTGTTGCAACAAAAGGGTGCTGCTACTGATGATAAAATGATGGCGAATATGATCGTTGCAAAAAATTACCAAAACAATAACCAGTTGTTTGAAGCGTCTGCTGCGTACAAAGCTGTGATAGATCTTGGCAAATCTGAATATGCCGCAGAAGCGCGTTATCGTGTTGCAGAAATATTATTCCTTCAAAACAAATTACCCGAAGCTGAAAAAGCAGGTTTTGATGCGATCAATAAAGCTGGTTCTTATAATTACTGGATCACTAAATCCTATATATTATTAGGAGATGTTTATTTTAAAGAAGAAGACTATTTTAATGCAGAAGCAACATTGAAAAGTGTAGTGGAAAATTCAACTATTCCTGAATTGCAGGAAGAGGCGCAAAAGAAATTAGATGCAGTGGTTGCTGAAAAGAACAGTAAGAGTAAAGTAGAGCAGGGATAAGAAAAGTGAGAAGTGAAAAGTCAAAAGTGAGGTCTTATAAGACATTCTGTAACTCTTGACGATAAAAGTTCGGAACGCACAAGTGAGTGACACAACAGACGTTTAATAGAAATACAAAAGCTTGTATTAAATAAAGTTTCATAGAAAAAGCAGACAATGAAAAAAACGATCTATATAATATTACTTGTTTTTTTGGCTACAAATGTTTTTGCGCAGGCACGTAAGAAAAAAAATATGCCGCCAAAAACAGAAACAAAAACAAAAGCAGATACCTCATTACCATCGCGTACAGTTATTGTTACGTCTGCATTTCAGCCATCTTTGAAAACAACATCTAAAATAAATTTCATAGCAGTATCTCCTTTGCCGGATACTGTAAAACCCGTGTTGCAATACAATGTGCCTGCACAAAACCTGATCTTTTCTTATCAGTCACCGGCACTAAAACCGTTGGCTCAAAATATAGATACAGCAATTCATTGGGAGAATACAGGTTTTCTAAAAGCGGGTTATGGAAATTTTACATCACCGTTGTTGCAAGCTGGTGTATCATTGGGTGATGGCGTAAAGTCTGTGGTAAACCTACGCGGTTATTACACTTCATCAAAAAGTGCAACAAGAGAATTCCAGAAATTCAGTAAGACAGGTCTTGAAGCAATTGGTATTTTTAATACACCAACGAATAAAAATGAATGGAGTGGCAGAGTATTTTACGACAATAATACTCAGTACCAATACGGTTTTCAGCCAGACACTTTGAAATTTTCAAAAGATGATCTGAGACAAAGTTTTACAACAGTTGGTGGTGTAGTTGCATTAAGAAATAAAACGGAAAATGCTGCAGGTGTAAGTTATAACCCAAATGTATCATTAAATCTTTTCAGGGATAATCATAATGCAAACGAAAGCAACTTTATCATCAAGGCGCCTATCTCAAAACAGTTTGGAAAAATTTTCGCATTCAATGTGGGATTAACTGCAGACATTACTTCTTACAAAAGTGATACTTCAAGTATAGATAACAACCTGTATTATCTTACACCAGCTGTTGTGTTTAGAACACCTAATGTAAAATTAACAGCAGGAATTATTCCATCATGGGACAATAATATTTTCGCGATGCTGCCCAACTTTACCGCAGAAGCAAAAGTTAATGAGGAAAAATTTATTTTACAGGCTGGCTGGATCGGCTATT
Coding sequences within it:
- a CDS encoding dihydrolipoamide acetyltransferase family protein, producing the protein MATVDLIMPKLGESIMEATILKWHKKTGDAVKMDETVLEIATDKVDSEVPSTAAGTITEILFNVNDVVPVGVAIARVETEVAASSAANVPAPSPIEKKPEPVMAEADEVPYTPAHTASANGNGGANRFYSPLVLNIASSEGIGLGELETIAGTGNEGRVTKKDILQYVEDRKSGVVTAQPKVIPFAPQVVYEKKETPKVEIPAIKETATTTTDYSGANVEVIEMDRMRKLIAKHMVDSKHISPHVTSFAEADVTNMVLWREKAKKEFEKRENTKLTFTPMFIDCIVRVMKKYPIINSSVDGDRIILKKDFNIGMATALPNGNLIVPVIRNADYLNLVGLSKQVNTLADNARNNKLRPDDTQGGTFTLTNVGTFGSLMGTPIINQPQVAVLAVGAIKKRPVVIETEQGDTIGIRHMMYLSLSYDHRIVDGSAGASFLTAVAKEFEAWDMERTW
- a CDS encoding CinA family nicotinamide mononucleotide deamidase-related protein; protein product: MQKVTASIITIGDELLIGQVVDTNSAWMSQQLNNIGVWVQHRVAVGDVRDDIWNALDEESKRSDIILITGGLGPTADDITKPLLCEYFGGKLIMHQPTLDHVTYLFEHVFKRLMPLLDRNRKQAEVPDVCTVLKNERGTAPGMLFEKDGKIFISMPGVPHEMQGIMKDHVFGLIKQRYEMPHIGHRTLLTAGQGESMLAEMIQNWEEALPGFIKLAYLPNYGMVRLRLTGSGEIDLVEHELDRQFALLKEQVKDYLVVDEDIPMHEVVGRMLKAAGKTATTAESCTGGYISHLITSVPGSSNYFYGSIVSYDNRIKENILHVKKETLQTFGAVSEETVIEMAQGVLQLMQTDYAIAVSGIMGPDGGSEEKPVGTVWIAVGNNQRIETKKLWFRFDRKRNIELTSINALNLLRIFILKTS
- the dacB gene encoding D-alanyl-D-alanine carboxypeptidase/D-alanyl-D-alanine endopeptidase encodes the protein MKTYSISIVLVFFSVCCNAQTITQKIEKVVKLLQQDTQMKHAIMSLYVVETKTGKPVYALNEQVGLAPASTQKLFTSVAAFELLGKDFRYKTEVGYDSIIENGALKGNLYITGYGDPTLGSWRYAQTKRDSVLNKILIALNKAGIKKIDGDVIMDDSKFSYQPLPGGWIWDDIGNYYGAGTWAINWNENQYDLLLKPGNKAGDDVTIIGTQPLLADISMSNLLKSGKPGSGDNGYIYMAPYSTEGFVSGSVPAGEKSFTLSGALSYPALQFGKELLSFLTTQKINTTSHVKTSHDFAINNMTVYAKQLTTLYSPALDSITYWFLQKSINLYGEALIKTMAYQNNSIASTDKGVELLKDFWSKNGIEKSALNIVDGSGLSPQNRVTTKALVTALQYAKDKNWYSSFYNALPMYNGMHMKSGTIGGAKAYAGYHTSKSGVGYTFAIMINNFDEAGGNIVPKMYKVLDELK
- a CDS encoding acyl-CoA thioesterase, whose protein sequence is MYESITQMRVRYAETDQMNVVYYGNYAQYFEVGRVESIRQLGYTYKDMEHSGVIMPVVEMHVRYLRPATYDDLLTVKTTLREIPTDHRIEFFQEVFNEQGKLLCAGTVKLYFLNASDRSKTNIPEALKEKLLPYFQ
- a CDS encoding YdcF family protein, giving the protein MQTKRNKIFTRARLMVLSLFIILSACAYSSKSTKRILQESQEAKYDIIVVPGVPFDTAEGKWSRTMKARVYWSKYLYDKGITKNVMYSGSSVYTPYYEGEIMAMYAEAIGIPKEHIYTETKAEHSTENIYYSYQKARKLGFKRIALASDPFQTKMLTQFTATKVSPDVAFLPIVFDTLKAMEPQMTDPPIDYQKAYNKDFVALTKRESFWERLQGTMGTKLDTLAYK
- a CDS encoding head GIN domain-containing protein, which codes for MRKLYFAIPLIALTLGSCDNMFNKTINGNGNMTSEDRNVGSTNKIKSYGSFDIVIVQGNSTAVKVEADENLMQYIVTENRDGALVIKARDNYNLRSDDHIKITVTTKELEELEVAGSGNVKGEGKFTGRDHLKISVAGTGNVDLNVNSPEIESHIAGTGNITLAGESRDSKIEIAGMGDYNAENLMSENVEIHIAGSGNTHVYAENKLEVHIAGSGDVFYKGNASVSQDIAGSGKISKIE
- a CDS encoding DoxX family protein, which produces MKKLLSTQYSAGAFNFAILLARLSFGILMIMKHGIPHLMEFSSLQYKFYNFLGIGSRFSLVLVLFAELFCSMFLILGLFTRFAVIPLVIVMMVVIFSVNAGKPFINSELAVLYATVFIAILFVGPGRISIDGMMRG